The Agrobacterium cucumeris genome has a segment encoding these proteins:
- a CDS encoding TRAP transporter small permease — protein MSQEIHTQVTPEELAHTFDEAPPEVDLKVYSFEDWVTLGLFWLMTGCVFLQFFTRYVLNNSYAWTEEIAVNCLIGVVFLGSVMCVRMSRHIQVDVLYHYVPPQVARAMSILVDVLRILFFAYTSWLMWRYLEIVADEEMVTVALPRNIVFYTVLAAFVLMFFRSVQVFIANMQRGYSVLERPEEFQSAGD, from the coding sequence ATGTCGCAGGAAATCCATACTCAGGTCACCCCTGAGGAACTCGCCCATACGTTCGATGAGGCGCCGCCCGAGGTCGATCTCAAGGTCTATTCATTCGAGGACTGGGTCACGCTCGGCCTTTTCTGGCTGATGACGGGCTGCGTGTTCCTTCAGTTCTTCACCCGCTACGTGCTCAACAACAGTTACGCCTGGACGGAAGAAATCGCCGTCAACTGCCTGATCGGCGTGGTGTTTTTAGGGTCGGTCATGTGCGTGCGTATGTCGCGCCACATTCAGGTGGATGTGCTTTATCACTATGTGCCGCCGCAGGTGGCCCGCGCCATGTCGATCCTTGTCGATGTGCTGCGCATCCTGTTCTTCGCCTACACGTCCTGGCTGATGTGGCGTTATCTGGAAATTGTCGCGGATGAGGAAATGGTCACCGTGGCGCTGCCGCGCAACATCGTTTTCTACACGGTTCTGGCGGCATTTGTCTTGATGTTCTTCCGGTCCGTGCAGGTGTTCATCGCCAATATGCAGCGCGGCTATTCCGTTCTGGAACGGCCCGAAGAATTCCAGAGCGCGGGGGATTGA
- a CDS encoding TRAP transporter large permease, which produces MLLLIGSFLLLMVIGLPVAISMASASLLYIVFYNVAPDIIAAQRLIAGVESFPLLAVPFFILAGNLMNTAGVTGRIYSFAVALVGWMKGGLAQVNIIGSVIFSGMSGTALADAAGIGTIEIKAMKDHGYPVEAAVGVTAASATLGPIFPPSLPFVIYGMMANVSIGALFMAGIVPGVVMTLLMMITVAVFAYIKGWGSDTPFSLRTIFGASIEVFVVMMVPLGIYILTAFGLSLNLSILIVLVILLACDWYFDFSAVMALMTPVILIGGMTMGWFTPTEAAVAAVLWSLFLGLVRYRTMTFKTLAKSTFDTIETTASVLFIVAAASVFAWLLTVSQAAQLLSAAILTITDSKWIFLVLVNLLMLFVGCFLDTIAAITILVPILLPLVLQFNIDPVHFGLIITLNLMIGLLHPPLGMVLFVLSRVAKLSVERTTIAILPWLVPLFVALLLITFIPAITLWLPTEMGLIR; this is translated from the coding sequence ATGCTGCTTCTTATCGGCTCATTTCTTCTGCTGATGGTAATCGGCCTGCCGGTCGCCATTTCCATGGCCTCGGCGTCGCTGCTCTATATCGTGTTCTACAACGTCGCGCCTGATATCATCGCGGCGCAGCGCCTGATCGCCGGTGTGGAAAGCTTCCCGCTTCTGGCCGTTCCCTTCTTCATCCTTGCCGGCAATCTCATGAACACGGCAGGGGTGACCGGACGCATCTATTCCTTCGCCGTCGCACTGGTCGGCTGGATGAAGGGTGGTCTCGCGCAGGTCAACATCATCGGCTCGGTGATTTTTTCCGGCATGTCCGGCACAGCACTTGCCGATGCGGCCGGGATCGGCACCATCGAAATCAAGGCCATGAAGGACCACGGTTATCCGGTCGAAGCGGCCGTCGGCGTTACTGCCGCCTCCGCGACGCTCGGGCCGATCTTCCCGCCATCGCTGCCCTTCGTCATCTACGGCATGATGGCGAATGTCTCGATCGGCGCACTGTTCATGGCCGGCATCGTCCCGGGCGTCGTCATGACGCTGTTGATGATGATCACGGTTGCGGTCTTCGCTTATATCAAGGGCTGGGGCTCCGACACGCCGTTCAGCCTCAGAACCATCTTCGGCGCATCGATAGAAGTCTTCGTGGTGATGATGGTGCCGCTCGGCATCTATATCCTCACGGCATTCGGCCTGTCGCTCAACCTGTCGATCCTGATCGTGCTGGTCATCCTGCTCGCCTGCGACTGGTATTTCGACTTCTCCGCCGTGATGGCGCTGATGACGCCTGTCATCCTGATAGGCGGCATGACCATGGGCTGGTTCACGCCAACGGAAGCCGCCGTTGCCGCCGTTCTGTGGTCGCTGTTCCTCGGGCTCGTCCGTTACCGGACGATGACCTTCAAGACGCTGGCAAAATCGACCTTCGACACCATCGAAACGACCGCTTCGGTGCTCTTCATCGTCGCGGCGGCCTCCGTCTTCGCATGGCTGCTGACCGTCAGTCAGGCCGCACAGCTTCTGTCGGCGGCGATCCTGACGATCACCGACAGCAAGTGGATATTCCTCGTGCTGGTCAACCTCCTGATGCTGTTCGTCGGCTGCTTCCTCGATACGATCGCGGCGATCACCATCCTCGTGCCGATCCTGTTGCCGCTGGTGCTGCAATTCAATATCGACCCGGTGCATTTCGGCCTGATCATCACGCTCAACCTGATGATAGGGCTGCTGCATCCGCCGCTCGGCATGGTGCTGTTCGTGCTCTCGCGCGTGGCGAAACTCTCCGTCGAGCGCACCACCATCGCCATCCTGCCGTGGCTGGTGCCGCTGTTCGTGGCGCTGCTGCTGATCACCTTCATTCCGGCAATCACCTTGTGGCTGCCGACCGAAATGGGCCTGATCCGCTGA
- the aztD gene encoding zinc metallochaperone AztD → MRFSLQQHLGMSALATCLALTLPLASGVAQAEESGDSVKEWRLFIADHTQPVVRAINFETGKELGRYDLKGYAALTASASGKTVFATQSDSDIVHVIKTGIVFSDHGEHRDLDVEDTALLPVTFEGKRPFHVVPHDDHAILFYDRGGKAEIIDEAALLDGKAKVRTVDTTAPHHGVAVTMGRYVLVSVPNTQIETKPDTLPPRIGLRVLDREGKQVGEQATCTDLHGEATSARLAAFGCKEGILVARPGGTDGPKLEMLAYPEDFPKAYTGTLLGGKSMQFFLGNYGEDKVVLIDPDSKDAFRLVELPTRRVDFILDPANPRNAYILTEDGDLHVLDVLEGAITRKAKVTEPYSKDGHWRDPRPRLAVADGQVAISDPRHSLVRVVDAESLKETRTLAVEGQPYSIVAVGGSGASH, encoded by the coding sequence ATGAGATTTTCCCTTCAACAGCACCTTGGCATGAGCGCGCTTGCCACGTGCCTTGCCCTCACCCTGCCGCTCGCCTCTGGCGTGGCGCAGGCGGAAGAAAGCGGCGACAGCGTCAAGGAATGGCGTCTCTTCATTGCCGATCACACCCAGCCGGTGGTGCGCGCGATCAATTTCGAAACCGGTAAGGAACTCGGACGCTACGACCTGAAGGGCTATGCGGCGCTGACTGCCAGCGCCTCCGGCAAGACTGTTTTCGCCACACAGTCAGATTCAGATATCGTGCATGTGATCAAGACCGGCATCGTCTTTTCCGACCACGGTGAACACCGCGATCTGGATGTGGAAGATACGGCGCTGCTGCCCGTTACCTTCGAAGGCAAACGCCCGTTCCACGTCGTGCCGCATGATGATCATGCCATCCTGTTCTACGACCGTGGTGGCAAGGCTGAAATCATCGACGAGGCTGCCCTGCTGGATGGCAAGGCAAAGGTCCGCACTGTCGATACGACCGCCCCGCATCACGGCGTGGCAGTGACGATGGGCCGTTACGTTCTGGTATCCGTACCCAACACGCAGATCGAAACCAAACCCGACACGCTGCCGCCCCGCATCGGGTTGCGCGTTCTTGACAGGGAAGGCAAGCAGGTTGGTGAACAGGCGACATGCACCGATCTGCATGGCGAGGCGACATCCGCACGGCTTGCGGCTTTTGGCTGCAAGGAAGGCATTCTCGTTGCCCGGCCGGGCGGCACGGATGGCCCGAAGCTCGAAATGCTGGCCTATCCAGAAGATTTTCCGAAAGCCTATACCGGTACACTGCTCGGCGGCAAATCCATGCAGTTTTTCCTTGGAAACTACGGTGAAGACAAGGTCGTCCTGATCGATCCTGACAGCAAGGACGCTTTCCGTCTGGTGGAGTTGCCGACCCGGCGCGTCGATTTCATCCTCGACCCCGCCAATCCGCGCAATGCCTATATCCTGACGGAAGATGGCGACCTGCATGTGCTTGACGTGCTGGAAGGCGCCATCACCCGCAAGGCGAAGGTCACCGAACCCTACAGCAAGGATGGCCATTGGCGCGATCCGCGTCCGCGTCTCGCCGTTGCCGACGGGCAGGTGGCAATTTCCGATCCGCGCCATTCGCTGGTGCGCGTGGTGGATGCGGAAAGCCTGAAGGAAACCCGCACGCTTGCGGTGGAAGGCCAGCCCTACTCCATCGTTGCCGTTGGCGGCTCCGGCGCTTCGCACTGA
- a CDS encoding antibiotic resistance protein VanZ, producing MTNRLPKYIAWSVFLLIVIVTICPIGFRPHTLTTVGIDRAAAFAFCSAAFVFAYPRHWLAVIVAGVTAAFGIEALQFLSPTRHPHLMDAAVKAAGAIAGGLAALSYLQLRARLTAGSLIRHSDSRP from the coding sequence ATGACAAATAGACTTCCGAAATACATCGCCTGGTCGGTTTTTCTGCTGATCGTGATCGTTACAATCTGTCCCATCGGCTTTCGGCCTCACACGCTGACGACGGTGGGGATAGACCGTGCCGCCGCCTTCGCCTTCTGCTCGGCCGCCTTCGTGTTTGCCTATCCGCGCCACTGGCTCGCCGTCATCGTTGCGGGCGTCACTGCGGCTTTTGGTATCGAGGCGCTGCAGTTTTTGTCGCCCACACGGCATCCGCATCTGATGGACGCCGCGGTGAAAGCCGCCGGCGCCATAGCCGGTGGGCTGGCCGCTCTTTCCTATCTCCAGCTCAGGGCACGATTGACCGCAGGTTCTCTGATCCGTCATTCCGACTCAAGGCCGTGA
- a CDS encoding aldehyde dehydrogenase (NADP(+)), whose protein sequence is MSFKPHGKHLVAGEWVATEAKFRSEPAHGEAFDFSVGTVDLVNKAAEAAEEAFWSYGYTTREERAAFLDTIADEIEARADAITEIGSSETGLPAGRLQGERGRTVGQLRLFASHIRKGDYLDRRHDEALPDRQPLPRPDIRLMQRPIGPVAVFGASNFPLAFSTAGGDTAAALAAGCPVVVKGHSAHPGTGEIVAEAVLAAVKKHNLHPGVFSLIQGGRRDVGSALVQHPRIKAVGFTGSLAGGRALFDLCAQRPEPIPFFGELGSVNPMFLLPEAVSARGEAIAKGWAGSLTMGAGQFCTNPGIAVILSEQADAVAETARAALSEVGPQVMLTDGIASAYRDGRDRIAAGNGVRDVLTTTCNLRNATPYLYRVSGKDWVANHALAEEVFGPLGLIVTVDSPEEMLEVAKSFEGQLTATLHLDAGDAELGRKLLPILERKAGRVLANGFPTGVEVSEAMVHGGPYPASTNFGATSVGTMSIRRFMRPVSYQNIPSDVLPDDIR, encoded by the coding sequence ATGAGTTTCAAGCCGCACGGCAAACATCTGGTTGCAGGAGAATGGGTCGCAACGGAAGCAAAATTCCGCAGCGAGCCTGCACATGGCGAGGCTTTCGATTTTTCGGTCGGCACGGTCGATCTGGTGAACAAGGCTGCGGAAGCTGCTGAAGAAGCCTTCTGGAGCTACGGCTACACCACCCGCGAAGAGCGCGCCGCATTCCTCGACACCATCGCCGATGAGATCGAAGCGCGCGCCGACGCCATAACCGAAATCGGCTCGTCCGAGACCGGCCTGCCCGCCGGACGCCTGCAGGGCGAACGTGGCCGCACCGTTGGCCAGCTCCGCCTTTTCGCCTCGCATATCCGCAAGGGTGACTATCTCGACCGCCGCCACGACGAAGCGCTGCCGGATCGCCAGCCGCTGCCGCGCCCGGATATCCGCCTGATGCAGCGCCCGATCGGCCCCGTCGCCGTCTTCGGCGCGTCGAACTTCCCGCTCGCCTTCTCCACGGCCGGTGGTGACACCGCTGCTGCTCTGGCCGCCGGCTGCCCCGTCGTCGTCAAGGGCCATTCCGCCCATCCCGGCACCGGCGAAATCGTTGCGGAAGCCGTTCTTGCCGCCGTCAAGAAGCACAATCTGCATCCAGGCGTCTTCTCGCTGATCCAGGGCGGCCGCCGCGATGTCGGTTCCGCGCTCGTGCAGCATCCGCGCATCAAGGCGGTCGGTTTCACCGGTTCGCTCGCCGGCGGCCGCGCGCTGTTCGATCTCTGCGCCCAGCGCCCCGAGCCGATCCCCTTCTTCGGCGAACTCGGTTCCGTGAACCCGATGTTCCTGCTGCCGGAAGCCGTTTCCGCCCGTGGCGAGGCCATCGCCAAGGGCTGGGCCGGTTCGCTGACCATGGGTGCGGGCCAGTTCTGCACCAATCCCGGCATCGCCGTCATTCTCTCCGAGCAGGCGGATGCGGTTGCTGAAACCGCGCGTGCCGCGCTTTCCGAAGTCGGCCCGCAGGTCATGCTGACGGATGGTATCGCTTCTGCCTATCGTGACGGCCGCGACCGTATCGCCGCCGGCAACGGCGTGCGCGACGTGCTGACCACCACCTGCAATCTGCGCAATGCAACGCCTTATCTGTACCGGGTGTCCGGCAAGGACTGGGTTGCCAACCACGCTCTTGCCGAAGAAGTCTTCGGACCGCTCGGCCTCATCGTGACGGTCGATAGCCCGGAAGAAATGCTGGAAGTGGCAAAGAGCTTCGAAGGCCAGCTGACCGCAACCCTGCATCTGGATGCCGGCGACGCCGAGCTTGGCCGCAAGCTGCTGCCGATCCTGGAGCGCAAGGCCGGCCGCGTTCTCGCCAACGGTTTCCCGACCGGCGTGGAAGTCTCCGAAGCCATGGTTCATGGCGGCCCTTACCCGGCATCGACGAACTTCGGCGCAACCTCTGTTGGCACCATGTCGATCCGCCGCTTCATGCGTCCGGTTTCCTATCAGAACATTCCTTCGGACGTTCTGCCTGACGATATCCGCTAA
- a CDS encoding TRAP transporter large permease subunit has translation MTASPATTIAQRRFGPQRVAERALAVLDKALGAIAAAILATLLVVVLVNVALRYLFHTGFIGAEDLGIWLNVAMIAVGAPLSLKSALAMRLDVFVRFLPERFHAATEVLADAFSFVAALILAFGGVEIAAMLGGTSPTLGLPEWVRFGFLGAGGALIFVYLALQRVGEGKALAVLLSVAIAVVSYVGLPELFVDTSLPPSLFLALTAAVGLVLAAPLAHAFLAAAYVAIAFGSTLPEPAIVSSTVTGMSKFLLLAIPFFLLAGSLLTESGVANQLVRFAASMVGHRRAGLAQTTLLTSVLFSGASGSSVANAAFGASTFQPELVKHGYPPAQAGAIIAATSVLDNVIPPSIAFLILATATNLSVGSLLVGGFFAGGLMAICLAVAIHLSVRSVDTLPRATGSERWRSAVAAIPAFGLGVIVVVGIRIGVVTTTEAAALAALYTLFLGFGYRLGAGRIFATFRQSAGEAAAIGLLIGTAGPFAFLLAVDNVSGLVTDFVTLLGGSKIAVLLLSNLILLVVGLVLDIGAAILLFGPILLPAAVAAGIDPIHFGVILVVNLMIHGLTPPLGMLIFVVSGVTRIPATALFRAVVPYLVSLLVSLAILCAWAIFF, from the coding sequence ATGACGGCAAGTCCGGCAACAACAATCGCGCAACGGCGCTTCGGTCCACAACGCGTGGCCGAACGGGCGCTTGCCGTTCTGGACAAGGCGCTGGGCGCGATTGCCGCAGCCATCCTTGCAACGCTTCTTGTGGTGGTGCTGGTCAATGTCGCCCTGCGATATCTGTTCCATACCGGTTTCATCGGGGCGGAAGATCTGGGCATCTGGCTCAATGTGGCGATGATCGCAGTCGGCGCGCCGCTCAGCCTCAAGAGCGCTCTGGCCATGCGGCTGGATGTATTCGTGCGCTTCCTGCCGGAACGCTTTCATGCCGCAACCGAAGTTCTGGCCGATGCCTTTTCCTTCGTCGCAGCCCTCATCCTCGCTTTCGGCGGGGTGGAAATTGCGGCCATGCTGGGTGGCACATCGCCAACGCTCGGTCTGCCGGAATGGGTGCGCTTCGGTTTTCTCGGTGCAGGCGGCGCGCTGATCTTTGTCTATCTGGCGCTTCAACGGGTCGGTGAAGGCAAGGCGCTTGCCGTTCTGCTTTCCGTCGCCATCGCGGTGGTTTCTTATGTCGGCCTGCCGGAACTGTTTGTCGATACGAGCCTGCCGCCGAGCCTGTTTCTGGCGCTGACGGCGGCCGTGGGACTGGTTCTGGCCGCACCGCTTGCCCATGCCTTCCTTGCCGCTGCCTATGTGGCGATCGCCTTCGGCAGCACCTTGCCAGAGCCGGCCATCGTGTCCTCGACGGTGACGGGCATGTCGAAATTCCTGCTGCTGGCCATTCCCTTCTTCCTGCTGGCCGGAAGCCTGCTGACGGAATCGGGCGTCGCCAACCAGCTGGTTCGTTTTGCCGCCTCCATGGTCGGCCACCGGCGGGCAGGGCTGGCGCAGACGACGCTTCTGACCAGCGTGCTGTTTTCCGGCGCATCCGGCTCCTCGGTCGCCAATGCCGCCTTCGGGGCTTCCACCTTCCAGCCGGAACTGGTGAAGCACGGCTATCCGCCGGCGCAGGCGGGCGCGATCATTGCCGCTACCTCGGTGCTGGACAATGTCATTCCGCCTTCCATCGCCTTTCTCATCCTCGCAACGGCCACCAATCTGTCGGTCGGCTCGTTGCTGGTCGGTGGCTTCTTCGCGGGCGGACTTATGGCAATCTGCCTTGCGGTGGCGATCCATCTCAGCGTGCGCAGCGTCGATACCCTGCCGCGGGCGACAGGCAGCGAACGCTGGCGTTCGGCCGTGGCCGCGATACCTGCCTTCGGGCTTGGCGTCATCGTGGTGGTCGGCATCCGCATCGGTGTTGTCACCACCACGGAAGCTGCGGCCCTTGCCGCTCTCTACACGCTGTTTCTCGGTTTCGGTTACCGGCTGGGCGCGGGCCGCATTTTCGCGACCTTCCGCCAGTCGGCGGGTGAGGCGGCGGCCATCGGTCTTCTGATCGGCACGGCGGGGCCTTTCGCCTTCCTGCTGGCGGTGGATAATGTCTCCGGCCTCGTCACCGATTTTGTGACGCTTCTGGGCGGCAGCAAGATCGCGGTGCTCCTGCTCTCCAACCTCATCCTGCTCGTGGTTGGTCTGGTGCTGGATATTGGTGCTGCCATCCTGCTGTTCGGGCCGATCCTGCTGCCCGCTGCCGTGGCGGCCGGCATTGATCCCATCCATTTCGGCGTCATTCTCGTGGTCAATCTGATGATCCATGGCCTGACACCGCCGCTCGGCATGCTGATCTTCGTGGTCAGCGGCGTCACCCGCATTCCGGCGACAGCACTTTTCCGGGCCGTCGTTCCCTATCTCGTCTCGCTTCTCGTTTCCCTCGCCATTTTGTGCGCCTGGGCCATTTTCTTCTAA
- a CDS encoding TRAP transporter substrate-binding protein, with product MTIIDRRNLLKLSAIGAATLAAPAFVRTANARTRSLTVASLFADDKPETKIWVKISELVEAKLPGRFRFNIVKSGALGGEKEVAENIRLGSVQASLSTVSSLSGWVPELQILDLPFLFRDTDHVRKVVTGETGADLKTKLAAQQFIAADFINYGARHLLTKEPVTRPEQLEGKKIRVIQSPLHTKLWSAFGTTPVGIPITETYNALATGVADAMDLTKSAYAGFKLYEVVPYLTETGHIWASGVVYYGATFWNQLDDEEKNVLLEASSEGAQYFNQLIVEDEVKSVELALSKGGKVLQPEALDEWRKGAQGVWQDFSGIVGGIEKIQAVQSA from the coding sequence ATGACTATTATCGATCGCCGCAATCTCCTCAAACTCTCCGCCATCGGCGCCGCAACGCTCGCCGCCCCCGCCTTCGTGCGCACGGCAAATGCCAGAACCCGCAGCCTCACCGTTGCCTCGCTGTTTGCCGATGACAAGCCCGAGACGAAAATCTGGGTGAAGATCAGCGAGCTGGTGGAGGCGAAGCTGCCCGGCCGTTTCCGTTTCAACATCGTCAAGAGCGGTGCGCTGGGCGGTGAAAAGGAAGTGGCGGAAAATATCCGCCTGGGCTCGGTTCAGGCGAGCCTTTCGACAGTCTCCTCGCTCTCCGGCTGGGTGCCGGAACTGCAGATCCTCGATCTGCCTTTCCTGTTTCGCGATACCGACCATGTGCGCAAGGTGGTGACGGGTGAGACTGGCGCTGATCTGAAGACGAAGCTCGCCGCCCAGCAATTCATCGCTGCCGATTTCATCAATTACGGCGCACGCCATCTTCTGACTAAGGAGCCGGTCACCCGGCCGGAGCAGCTGGAAGGCAAGAAGATCCGCGTCATCCAGAGCCCGCTGCACACCAAGCTGTGGAGCGCCTTCGGCACCACCCCGGTCGGTATTCCGATCACCGAGACCTATAATGCGCTGGCAACCGGCGTGGCTGATGCCATGGATCTCACCAAGTCCGCTTATGCCGGCTTCAAGCTTTACGAGGTCGTGCCCTATCTGACGGAAACCGGCCACATCTGGGCTTCAGGCGTCGTCTATTACGGTGCGACCTTCTGGAACCAGCTGGACGACGAAGAGAAGAATGTTCTCCTTGAAGCATCGAGCGAAGGCGCGCAGTATTTCAACCAGCTGATCGTCGAGGACGAAGTAAAGTCCGTCGAGCTTGCGCTTTCGAAGGGCGGCAAGGTGCTGCAGCCGGAAGCGCTGGACGAATGGCGCAAGGGCGCGCAGGGCGTCTGGCAGGATTTCTCCGGCATTGTTGGCGGCATCGAGAAGATACAGGCTGTGCAGTCGGCCTGA
- a CDS encoding L-idonate 5-dehydrogenase, protein MQTRVARLHGVKDIRVETQELVAPGPGEVLLTMAAGGICGSDLHYYQDGGFGPVRVREPIICGHEASGHIAALGAGASGLAIGQLVAVNPSQPCGHCQFCLKGQPIHCLEMRFMGSAMRLPHEQGMFRDRLVVPAKQCATFSDATSPAEAACTEPLAVCLHAVAQAGDLTGAKVLVTGAGPIGLLTIAAARHAGAGTIVATDLTDAALERAPAMGADRTINVAKDAEALLPYQDNKGYFDVIFDCSAAGPALRTAFACVRPRGTIVQVGVTGDITIPLNALVGKEILWRGSQRFHDEFAIAAGLISTHGIDVRPIISHSFPLGEAKAAFEQAGDRSAACKVQLTFSAD, encoded by the coding sequence ATGCAGACACGCGTGGCACGTCTACACGGCGTTAAGGACATCCGCGTCGAAACCCAGGAGCTTGTGGCTCCCGGCCCCGGCGAAGTGCTGCTCACCATGGCGGCAGGCGGCATCTGCGGCTCCGATCTGCATTATTATCAGGATGGCGGTTTCGGCCCGGTGCGGGTGCGCGAGCCGATCATCTGCGGTCACGAGGCATCCGGCCATATCGCGGCTTTGGGCGCTGGCGCCAGCGGGCTCGCCATCGGCCAGCTCGTCGCTGTCAATCCGTCGCAGCCCTGCGGCCATTGCCAGTTCTGCCTGAAGGGCCAGCCGATCCATTGCCTCGAGATGCGCTTCATGGGCAGTGCCATGCGCCTGCCACATGAGCAGGGCATGTTCCGCGACCGGCTGGTGGTTCCGGCAAAACAATGCGCAACATTTTCAGACGCGACCTCGCCCGCCGAGGCCGCCTGCACCGAACCGCTCGCCGTCTGCCTGCATGCAGTTGCCCAGGCCGGCGATCTGACAGGTGCGAAGGTGCTGGTCACCGGCGCCGGTCCCATCGGCCTTCTGACCATTGCCGCCGCCCGCCATGCCGGCGCCGGCACCATCGTCGCCACCGATCTCACCGATGCCGCGCTGGAACGCGCACCCGCGATGGGTGCCGACCGCACCATCAATGTCGCGAAGGACGCGGAGGCGCTTTTGCCCTATCAGGACAACAAAGGTTATTTCGACGTCATTTTCGATTGCTCCGCCGCCGGCCCCGCCCTTCGAACCGCCTTTGCCTGCGTGCGCCCGCGCGGCACCATCGTACAGGTGGGCGTCACCGGCGACATCACCATTCCGCTCAATGCATTGGTGGGCAAGGAAATCCTCTGGCGCGGCTCGCAGCGTTTCCATGATGAATTCGCCATCGCCGCCGGGCTTATCTCCACGCACGGGATCGATGTGCGGCCGATCATTTCCCACAGCTTCCCGCTTGGCGAGGCGAAAGCGGCCTTTGAACAGGCCGGAGACCGCTCCGCCGCCTGCAAGGTGCAACTGACATTTTCAGCAGACTGA
- the uxuA gene encoding mannonate dehydratase gives MRHTWRWFGPVDKVTVQDAAQAGAEGIVSALHHIATGDVWPVDEITKRHEAIRAGGLYWDVVESVPVSEDIKTQTGDWKNHIANWQETLRRLSASGIRTVCYNFMPVLDWTRTDLRWETRHGAKAMRFDLPDFAAFDIHILKRPDARADYPDWLLEEAAKRFAEMPDTKITALGRNIGAGLPGSADGYTLAQLLEKLRSYHGVNRERLQQNLIDFLSEVTPVAEEVGINICAHGDDPPWPLLGLPRILSTEDDYAHMLSQVDSRANGVTLCTGSLGARADNDLPFIASRFADRIHFVHLRNVTRDTDTVPCSFFEDEHLEGGTDMVAVIAALLSEETRRRAEGREDHTIPMRPDHGQEILDDLTRGAQPGYPAIGRLKGLAELRGIERTLSHGRFGLGTSAE, from the coding sequence ATGAGACATACATGGCGCTGGTTCGGCCCAGTCGACAAGGTCACGGTTCAGGATGCGGCTCAGGCGGGTGCGGAAGGCATCGTCAGCGCGTTGCACCACATCGCCACCGGTGACGTCTGGCCGGTGGACGAAATCACCAAACGGCATGAGGCGATCAGGGCCGGCGGGCTTTATTGGGACGTGGTTGAAAGCGTACCCGTCTCCGAAGATATCAAGACCCAGACCGGGGATTGGAAAAATCACATCGCCAACTGGCAGGAAACCCTGCGCCGCCTCTCCGCCTCCGGCATCCGTACCGTCTGCTATAATTTCATGCCGGTGCTGGACTGGACCCGCACCGACCTTCGCTGGGAAACCAGACACGGCGCAAAGGCGATGCGCTTCGATCTTCCCGATTTCGCCGCCTTCGACATTCATATTCTGAAACGCCCGGACGCCAGGGCCGACTATCCGGACTGGCTGCTGGAGGAAGCGGCAAAACGCTTCGCCGAGATGCCGGATACAAAAATCACCGCGCTCGGGCGCAATATCGGCGCTGGCCTGCCCGGCTCGGCGGATGGTTATACGCTCGCCCAGCTGCTCGAAAAACTGCGCTCCTATCACGGCGTCAACCGTGAAAGGCTGCAGCAGAACCTGATCGACTTTCTCTCCGAGGTGACACCGGTTGCCGAGGAAGTGGGCATCAACATCTGCGCCCATGGTGATGATCCGCCTTGGCCGCTGCTCGGCCTGCCGCGTATTCTTTCAACGGAAGACGACTACGCCCATATGCTGTCGCAGGTCGACAGCCGCGCCAATGGCGTGACGCTCTGCACCGGCTCGCTTGGCGCTCGGGCGGATAACGACCTGCCCTTCATCGCCAGCCGTTTTGCCGATCGCATCCATTTCGTGCATCTGCGCAATGTGACGCGTGACACCGATACCGTGCCCTGCTCCTTCTTCGAGGACGAACATCTGGAAGGCGGCACCGACATGGTCGCCGTCATCGCCGCACTTCTGTCGGAGGAAACCCGCCGTCGCGCCGAAGGCCGTGAAGACCACACCATTCCGATGCGTCCCGACCACGGACAGGAAATCCTCGACGACCTGACGCGGGGCGCGCAGCCCGGTTATCCCGCCATCGGCCGCCTTAAGGGGCTAGCGGAGCTGCGCGGCATCGAACGCACCCTGTCGCATGGCCGTTTCGGGCTGGGAACGAGCGCCGAATGA